A single Streptomyces mirabilis DNA region contains:
- the gatA gene encoding Asp-tRNA(Asn)/Glu-tRNA(Gln) amidotransferase subunit GatA, with the protein MTDTNVNIIKLTAAEIAAKIAAGELTAVAVTEAHLARIEAVDEKVHAFLHVDREGALAQARAVDAKRERGEKLGPLAGVPLALKDIFTTEGIPTTVGSKILEGWIPPYDATVTAKLKAADVVILGKTNMDEFAMGSSTENSAYGPTGNPWDLTRIPGGSGGGSSAALASFEAPLAIGTDTGGSIRQPAAVTGTVGVKPTYGGVSRYGMVAFSSSLDQGGPCARTVLDAALLHEVIAGHDPLDSTSIDAPVPPVVEAARNGSVAGMRVGVVKQFRGEGYQAGVVQRFDEAVALLGELGAEIVELDCPSFDLALAAYYLIAPSECSSNLARFDAMRYGLRVGDDGTKSAEEVTSLTREAGFGPEVKRRIMLGTYALSSGYYDAYYGSAQKVRTLITRDFEKSFEKVDVIVSPTTPTTAFPIGERADDPMAMYLADLCTIPTNLAGNAAMSLPCGLAPEDNLPVGLQIIAPAMKDDRLYKVGAAVEAAFVEKWGHPLLEEAPSL; encoded by the coding sequence ATGACGGACACCAACGTCAACATCATCAAGCTGACGGCGGCCGAGATCGCCGCGAAGATCGCCGCGGGCGAACTCACGGCCGTCGCGGTCACCGAGGCCCACCTCGCCCGGATCGAGGCCGTCGACGAGAAGGTGCACGCCTTCCTGCACGTCGACCGCGAGGGTGCCCTCGCGCAGGCCCGCGCCGTCGACGCGAAGCGGGAGCGGGGCGAGAAGCTCGGCCCGCTGGCCGGTGTGCCGCTCGCGCTCAAGGACATCTTCACCACCGAGGGCATCCCGACGACCGTCGGTTCGAAGATCCTCGAGGGCTGGATCCCGCCGTACGACGCGACGGTTACCGCGAAGCTGAAGGCCGCCGACGTCGTCATCCTCGGCAAGACCAATATGGACGAGTTCGCCATGGGGTCCTCCACCGAGAACAGCGCGTACGGCCCCACCGGCAACCCCTGGGACCTCACCCGTATCCCCGGCGGCTCCGGCGGCGGGTCGAGCGCCGCGCTCGCCTCGTTCGAGGCGCCCCTCGCCATCGGCACGGACACCGGCGGCTCCATCCGCCAGCCCGCCGCCGTCACCGGCACGGTCGGCGTCAAGCCGACGTACGGCGGGGTGTCGCGCTACGGCATGGTCGCGTTCTCGTCCTCCCTCGACCAGGGCGGTCCCTGCGCCCGTACGGTCCTGGACGCCGCGCTGCTGCACGAGGTCATCGCGGGCCACGACCCGCTCGACTCCACCTCCATCGACGCCCCGGTCCCGCCGGTCGTCGAGGCGGCCCGCAACGGCTCGGTCGCCGGCATGCGTGTCGGTGTCGTCAAGCAGTTCCGCGGCGAGGGCTACCAGGCCGGTGTCGTGCAGCGCTTCGACGAGGCCGTCGCCCTGCTGGGGGAGCTCGGCGCCGAGATCGTCGAGCTGGACTGCCCGTCCTTCGACCTGGCGCTGGCGGCGTACTACCTGATCGCCCCGTCCGAGTGTTCGAGCAACCTCGCCCGCTTCGACGCCATGCGCTACGGCCTCAGGGTCGGCGACGACGGCACGAAGTCGGCCGAGGAGGTCACCTCCCTCACCCGTGAGGCGGGCTTCGGCCCCGAGGTCAAGCGCCGCATCATGCTCGGCACGTACGCGCTCAGCTCCGGCTACTACGACGCCTACTACGGCAGCGCCCAGAAGGTCCGTACGCTCATCACGCGCGACTTCGAGAAGTCGTTCGAGAAGGTCGACGTCATCGTCTCGCCGACCACGCCGACCACCGCCTTCCCGATCGGCGAGCGAGCCGACGACCCGATGGCGATGTACCTCGCGGACCTGTGCACCATCCCGACCAACCTGGCGGGCAACGCCGCCATGTCGCTGCCCTGCGGTCTCGCCCCGGAGGACAACCTCCCGGTCGGTCTGCAGATCATCGCCCCCGCGATGAAGGACGACAGGCTTTACAAGGTCGGCGCCGCAGTCGAGGCCGCCTTCGTGGAAAAGTGGGGGCACCCGCTGCTCGAGGAGGCTCCGTCGCTGTGA
- the gatC gene encoding Asp-tRNA(Asn)/Glu-tRNA(Gln) amidotransferase subunit GatC, whose protein sequence is MPGITREEVAHLARLARLELKAEELDHFAGQLDDIIGAVARVSEVADQDVPPTSHPLPLTNVMRADEVRPSLTPEQALSGAPAQEQQRFKVPQILGED, encoded by the coding sequence ATGCCTGGCATCACGCGCGAGGAGGTCGCCCACCTCGCACGGCTGGCGCGTCTGGAGCTGAAGGCCGAAGAGCTCGACCACTTCGCCGGCCAGCTCGACGACATCATCGGCGCGGTCGCCCGCGTCAGCGAGGTCGCCGACCAAGACGTACCGCCGACCTCTCACCCGCTGCCGCTGACGAACGTCATGCGCGCGGACGAGGTCCGTCCGTCGCTCACCCCCGAGCAGGCGCTCTCCGGCGCCCCGGCCCAGGAGCAGCAGCGTTTCAAGGTGCCGCAGATCCTGGGGGAGGACTAA
- a CDS encoding putative bifunctional diguanylate cyclase/phosphodiesterase, which produces MEPTESAAPDSRLRLRRMTGAWMAGLRTGRSSERPGTGGQGSAPPLTVAAPAPGVGRLTAGRGGGLSGHDPERHISLPTLPAAVVGMAAFVLGGGFYRAFSGHHALFPSGAVGWSLAVLTGIIVGHLVALGRARWWGGTGSGAALTLAVLLLYGWVAAGMVSLTVVVLVGAARRGRWRQGVLHGAVDILGIGAGALVLAMFGRVSSVEAPWDPESWNFYAAPEVVLVATAYLAVTRVLLWYLHAPGTGGLPTATRTALVRQGLVAVALLGIAPLICVVAVAQPMLLPLFSIPLIALDSTLWIARVRAEEQLRDPLTGLPNRQWLLERTWTALDDAERIGARSALMLIDLDRFRSVNDTLGHLAGDRLLLQIADRLRLALPRGAEAARLGGDEFAVLLPVADSTTSATRVARNLVAALGSPLDLDGLTLVLEASAGLAVFPDHALDAEGLLRRADVAMYQAKRDRTGVEVYESKRDSNTPDRLGLLGDLRRALDAGDVELHYQPKVRFDGQVVGLEALVRWVHPERGRVPPDEFIAIAESSGLMPYLTEYVLETALAQVARWRAQGLRVPVAVNVSPRDVHTPGFAGSVAARLARHGVPAGALQLEITEHVLLEDPQRAADTLAALTGHGVKMSLDDFGTGYSSLVHLRRLPVSELKIDRSFVARLAVDNEDAEIVRCTLDLAHSLGLLVVAEGVEDDETWERLRDLGCDAVQGWLVAAAMPPEEATAWLLARGSRGWQRPRAALPAAE; this is translated from the coding sequence ATGGAACCGACCGAGAGCGCCGCCCCGGACTCACGGCTGCGCCTGCGCCGGATGACCGGCGCGTGGATGGCCGGCCTCCGGACGGGGCGTTCGTCGGAGCGCCCCGGCACGGGCGGGCAGGGCTCCGCACCACCCCTCACCGTAGCGGCTCCGGCCCCGGGTGTCGGCAGGCTCACCGCCGGGCGTGGCGGCGGCCTGTCCGGTCACGATCCCGAACGGCACATCTCCTTGCCCACGCTGCCCGCCGCGGTAGTCGGGATGGCCGCGTTCGTCCTCGGCGGCGGCTTCTACCGGGCGTTCAGCGGCCACCACGCCCTCTTCCCGTCCGGCGCGGTCGGCTGGTCGCTGGCCGTACTGACCGGCATCATCGTCGGCCATCTGGTCGCCCTCGGCCGCGCCCGCTGGTGGGGCGGCACGGGCTCCGGCGCCGCGCTCACCCTCGCGGTCCTGCTGCTGTACGGCTGGGTGGCCGCCGGGATGGTCAGCCTGACCGTCGTCGTGCTGGTCGGCGCCGCCCGCCGAGGCCGCTGGCGCCAGGGGGTGTTGCACGGCGCGGTCGACATCCTCGGCATCGGCGCCGGAGCGCTGGTCCTCGCCATGTTCGGGCGGGTGTCGTCCGTGGAGGCGCCCTGGGATCCGGAGAGCTGGAACTTCTACGCCGCACCCGAGGTGGTGCTGGTCGCGACCGCCTATCTCGCGGTCACCCGCGTCCTGCTCTGGTACCTGCACGCGCCGGGCACCGGCGGACTGCCCACCGCCACTCGCACGGCGCTGGTCAGGCAGGGCCTGGTCGCCGTCGCGCTGCTCGGCATCGCGCCGCTGATCTGTGTGGTCGCGGTCGCCCAGCCGATGCTGCTGCCGCTGTTCTCGATCCCCCTCATCGCACTCGACTCCACCCTGTGGATCGCCCGCGTCCGGGCCGAGGAGCAACTGCGCGACCCGCTGACCGGGCTGCCCAACCGCCAGTGGCTGCTCGAACGGACCTGGACGGCTCTGGACGATGCCGAGCGCATCGGTGCGCGCTCCGCCCTGATGCTGATCGACCTCGACCGCTTCCGTTCTGTGAATGACACATTGGGGCACCTCGCCGGCGACCGACTGCTCCTTCAGATAGCCGACCGGCTGCGGCTGGCGCTGCCGCGCGGGGCGGAGGCCGCGCGGCTCGGCGGGGACGAGTTCGCCGTGTTACTGCCCGTCGCCGACTCCACCACGTCGGCCACGCGGGTCGCCCGCAATCTTGTCGCCGCCCTCGGCTCGCCGCTCGACCTCGACGGACTCACCCTCGTCCTGGAGGCCAGCGCCGGGCTGGCCGTCTTTCCCGACCACGCGCTGGACGCGGAGGGGCTGCTGCGGCGGGCGGACGTGGCGATGTACCAGGCCAAGCGGGACCGTACGGGGGTGGAGGTGTACGAGTCCAAGCGGGACTCGAACACGCCGGACCGGCTCGGTCTGCTGGGGGATCTGCGCCGGGCGCTGGACGCCGGTGACGTCGAACTGCACTACCAGCCCAAGGTCCGCTTCGACGGACAGGTGGTCGGGCTCGAGGCGCTGGTCCGCTGGGTGCATCCCGAGCGGGGGAGGGTGCCGCCGGACGAGTTCATCGCGATCGCCGAGTCGTCCGGGCTGATGCCGTACCTCACCGAGTACGTGCTGGAGACCGCGCTCGCCCAGGTCGCGCGCTGGCGGGCGCAGGGACTGCGCGTACCGGTCGCGGTGAACGTGTCCCCGCGGGACGTCCACACTCCCGGTTTCGCGGGCTCGGTGGCCGCGCGGCTCGCCCGGCACGGGGTCCCCGCGGGGGCGTTGCAGCTGGAGATAACGGAGCATGTGCTCCTGGAGGACCCGCAGCGGGCCGCGGACACGCTGGCCGCGCTGACCGGGCACGGCGTGAAGATGTCGCTGGACGACTTCGGTACGGGGTACTCCTCGCTGGTGCATCTGCGGCGGCTGCCGGTGAGCGAGCTGAAGATCGACCGGTCCTTCGTCGCGCGGCTCGCCGTGGACAACGAGGACGCGGAGATCGTGCGCTGCACCCTCGATCTCGCGCATTCGCTGGGGCTGCTCGTCGTGGCGGAGGGTGTCGAGGACGACGAGACGTGGGAGCGGTTGCGGGATCTCGGGTGTGACGCGGTGCAGGGGTGGCTGGTCGCGGCGGCGATGCCTCCGGAGGAGGCGACGGCGTGGCTGCTGGCGCGGGGGTCGCGCGGCTGGCAGCGGCCGCGTGCCGCGCTGCCGGCGGCGGAGTAG
- the ligA gene encoding NAD-dependent DNA ligase LigA, producing the protein MAGDKDAQPNSLPAEAREQHAQLAEQIEEHRFRYYVKDQPVVSDAEFDQLLRSLEALEERYPELRTPDSPTQKVAGAYATEFTSVQHRSRMLSLDNAFSDLELAAWAERVAKDVGTSDHHFLCELKVDGLAVNLTYEHGRLTRAATRGDGRTGEDITPNVRTIAEIPDRLKGDHVPDLVEIRGEVYFPMEKFEELNARLVEAGDKLFANPRNAAAGSLRQKDPRVTASRPLHMVVHGIGALEGFEGLTRLSEAYTLLHSWGLPTTRYAKVVDDLDGVREFIAYYGENRHSVEHEIDGVVVKLDEIRLQGRLGSTARAPRWAIAWKYAPEEVNTKLVDIKVGVGRTGRVTPYAQVEPVTVAGSEVEFATLHNQEVVKAKGVLIGDTVVLRKAGDVIPEILGPVVDLRDGTEREFVMPAECPECGTPLRAMKEGDIDLRCPNGRTCPAQLRERVSYLAGRECLDIEHFGNVAAAALTRPLEPAAPPLVDEGDLFDLTVEQLLPIKAYVLDQDSGLPKRDPKTGEEKVVTVFANQKGEPKKNTLALLDNIAEAKSRPLARFINGLSIRHVGPVAAEALAREFRSIDRIEQATEEELAAVDGVAGIIATSVKQWFTEDWHREIIRKWKAAGVRLEDEGSGEDEGPRPLEGLTVVVTGTLEHHTRDGAKEALQSRGGKVTGSVSKKTSFVVVGDNPGSKYDKAMQLKVPVLNEEGFAVLLEQGPEAAAEVALPTGE; encoded by the coding sequence GTGGCCGGCGACAAGGACGCACAGCCCAATTCCCTGCCCGCCGAGGCACGGGAGCAGCACGCCCAGCTCGCTGAGCAGATCGAGGAGCACCGCTTCCGGTACTACGTGAAGGACCAGCCGGTCGTCAGCGACGCGGAGTTCGACCAGTTGCTGCGCTCGCTGGAGGCCCTGGAGGAGCGGTATCCCGAGCTGCGCACCCCCGACTCCCCGACCCAGAAGGTCGCGGGCGCGTACGCGACCGAGTTCACCTCCGTCCAGCACCGCTCGCGCATGCTCTCGCTGGACAACGCTTTCAGCGACCTGGAGCTCGCGGCCTGGGCCGAGCGCGTCGCCAAGGACGTGGGCACCTCGGACCACCACTTCCTGTGCGAGCTGAAGGTCGACGGCCTCGCGGTCAACCTGACCTACGAGCACGGCCGCCTCACCCGCGCGGCGACCCGCGGCGACGGCCGCACGGGCGAGGACATCACGCCCAATGTGCGCACGATCGCGGAGATTCCGGACCGCCTCAAGGGCGACCACGTCCCGGACCTGGTGGAGATCCGCGGCGAGGTCTACTTCCCGATGGAGAAGTTCGAGGAGCTCAACGCCCGCCTGGTGGAGGCCGGCGACAAGCTCTTCGCCAACCCGCGCAACGCGGCGGCGGGTTCGCTGCGGCAGAAGGACCCCCGCGTCACCGCGAGCCGCCCCCTGCACATGGTGGTCCACGGAATCGGCGCCCTGGAGGGCTTCGAGGGCCTCACCCGGCTCTCCGAGGCGTACACACTGCTGCACTCCTGGGGCCTGCCGACCACGCGGTACGCGAAGGTGGTCGACGACCTCGACGGCGTACGGGAGTTCATCGCGTACTACGGCGAGAACCGGCACTCCGTGGAGCACGAGATCGACGGAGTCGTCGTCAAGCTCGACGAGATCCGTCTCCAGGGCCGCCTCGGTTCCACGGCCCGCGCTCCACGCTGGGCCATCGCCTGGAAGTACGCGCCGGAAGAGGTCAACACCAAGCTGGTCGACATCAAGGTCGGCGTCGGCCGAACAGGGCGCGTCACTCCGTACGCGCAGGTCGAGCCGGTCACCGTGGCGGGCTCAGAGGTCGAGTTCGCGACTCTGCACAACCAGGAGGTCGTGAAGGCCAAGGGCGTCCTCATCGGGGACACGGTCGTGCTGCGTAAGGCCGGTGACGTCATCCCGGAGATCCTCGGACCGGTGGTGGATCTCCGCGACGGCACCGAGCGGGAGTTCGTGATGCCGGCCGAGTGCCCCGAGTGCGGGACGCCGCTGCGCGCCATGAAGGAAGGCGACATCGACCTGCGCTGCCCCAACGGCCGTACCTGCCCGGCCCAGTTGAGAGAGCGCGTCTCCTACCTCGCGGGCCGGGAGTGCCTCGACATCGAGCACTTCGGCAATGTGGCCGCGGCGGCGCTGACCCGTCCGCTGGAGCCCGCCGCCCCACCGCTCGTCGACGAGGGCGACCTCTTCGACCTCACGGTCGAGCAGCTGCTCCCGATCAAGGCGTACGTCCTCGACCAGGACAGCGGCCTGCCCAAGCGGGACCCCAAGACCGGTGAGGAGAAGGTCGTCACGGTCTTCGCCAACCAGAAGGGCGAGCCGAAGAAGAACACGCTCGCTCTGCTCGACAACATCGCCGAGGCGAAGAGCCGCCCGCTCGCGCGCTTCATCAACGGACTCTCCATCAGACACGTCGGCCCGGTGGCCGCCGAGGCGCTGGCCCGCGAGTTCCGTTCCATCGACCGCATCGAGCAGGCCACCGAGGAGGAACTCGCCGCGGTCGACGGGGTCGCCGGGATCATCGCGACCTCGGTCAAGCAGTGGTTCACGGAGGACTGGCACCGCGAGATCATCCGCAAATGGAAGGCCGCCGGCGTCCGGTTGGAGGACGAGGGTTCCGGCGAGGACGAGGGCCCGCGGCCCCTCGAAGGACTCACCGTCGTCGTCACCGGCACGCTCGAACACCACACGCGGGACGGCGCGAAGGAGGCCCTTCAGAGCCGGGGAGGGAAGGTGACCGGTTCGGTCTCGAAGAAGACGTCTTTCGTGGTCGTGGGCGACAATCCAGGATCTAAGTACGACAAGGCGATGCAGCTGAAGGTGCCGGTTCTGAACGAGGAGGGCTTCGCCGTCCTGCTCGAACAGGGACCGGAGGCCGCCGCGGAAGTCGCCCTCCCGACCGGGGAGTAG
- a CDS encoding methionine synthase, translated as MSFTWGPATGVGSMPGDDAREAAKTVTGSFEDFPFLPELPARGPGADMIGRTAGMLVELYARVEPSGWRIGDRPGRDTKRARSWLGEDLDALEEFTQGYEGPLKVQAVGPWTLAAALELRGGEAALSDLGACRDLAGSLAEGLRTHLDEVRRRVPGAQIVLQLDEPSLIAVLRGQVKSASGYRTHRAVDRQRVESTLRDVVGVHTDGPVVVHSCAPDVPFALLRRAGAAAISFDFSLLTERDDDVIGEAVEGGTRLFAGVVPGTDGPLSDPAGSVMGVRTLWRRLGLHPGLLAEAVTVTPTCGLAGASPEYARRALAHCARAARSLADNPE; from the coding sequence ATGAGTTTCACCTGGGGCCCCGCCACCGGGGTCGGATCCATGCCCGGCGACGACGCCCGCGAGGCCGCCAAGACCGTGACCGGGTCCTTCGAGGACTTCCCGTTCCTGCCCGAGCTGCCCGCCCGGGGACCCGGCGCGGACATGATCGGACGGACCGCCGGGATGCTGGTCGAGCTCTATGCGCGCGTGGAGCCCAGCGGCTGGCGGATCGGGGACCGGCCGGGGCGCGACACCAAGCGGGCCAGGTCCTGGCTCGGCGAAGACCTCGACGCGCTGGAGGAGTTCACCCAGGGCTACGAGGGGCCGCTCAAGGTGCAGGCCGTGGGCCCCTGGACGCTGGCCGCCGCACTGGAGCTGCGGGGCGGCGAGGCGGCGCTCTCCGACCTCGGCGCCTGCCGGGACCTCGCCGGATCGCTCGCCGAGGGGCTGCGCACGCACCTCGACGAGGTACGGCGCCGGGTGCCCGGCGCCCAGATCGTGCTGCAGCTCGACGAGCCCTCGCTCATCGCGGTGCTGCGCGGCCAGGTGAAGTCCGCCAGCGGCTACCGCACCCATCGCGCCGTCGACCGGCAACGGGTGGAGTCGACGCTGCGGGACGTCGTCGGGGTGCACACCGACGGCCCGGTCGTGGTGCACTCGTGCGCACCCGACGTACCGTTCGCGCTGCTGCGCAGGGCGGGGGCCGCGGCCATCTCGTTCGACTTCTCACTGCTCACCGAGCGTGACGACGATGTCATCGGCGAGGCGGTGGAGGGCGGCACCCGGCTGTTCGCCGGTGTCGTGCCGGGCACGGACGGACCATTGTCAGACCCTGCCGGTAGCGTCATGGGTGTCAGGACGCTGTGGCGCAGGCTGGGGCTGCATCCGGGTCTTCTCGCGGAGGCGGTCACGGTCACTCCGACGTGCGGACTCGCGGGCGCTTCCCCGGAGTACGCGCGCCGGGCACTCGCCCACTGCGCCCGGGCGGCGAGATCCCTCGCGGACAACCCAGAGTAA
- a CDS encoding SDR family oxidoreductase has protein sequence MASMATHVITGAGSGIGAAVARRLHARGDDLVLHARDAGRAKELAAEFPGARTLVGDLADPDKLSWAFSHQSLPERVDSLLHIAGVVDLGPVGELTPKSWRHQLNVNLIAPAELTRHFLPQLRVAQGHVVFVNSGAGLAAHADWSAYAASKHGLKALADSLRHEEHAGGVRVTSVYPGRTASPMQAKVHQQEGKEYDASKWIDPESVATTILMAVDLPRDAEVNDLTVRPGR, from the coding sequence ATGGCGTCCATGGCTACACATGTGATCACCGGGGCGGGCTCCGGCATCGGCGCGGCCGTCGCCCGCCGTCTGCACGCGCGCGGGGACGACCTCGTGCTCCACGCGCGCGACGCGGGCCGCGCGAAGGAACTGGCGGCCGAGTTCCCCGGGGCCCGGACCCTGGTCGGCGACCTGGCGGACCCGGACAAGCTGTCCTGGGCGTTCTCGCACCAGTCCCTGCCCGAGCGCGTCGACTCGCTCCTGCACATCGCGGGCGTGGTCGACCTCGGCCCCGTCGGGGAGCTGACCCCGAAGTCCTGGCGCCACCAGCTCAACGTCAACCTGATCGCCCCCGCCGAGCTGACCCGCCACTTCCTGCCGCAACTGCGCGTCGCCCAGGGCCACGTGGTGTTCGTGAACTCCGGCGCCGGCCTCGCCGCGCACGCCGACTGGTCCGCGTACGCCGCCTCCAAGCACGGCCTGAAGGCCCTCGCGGACTCCCTGCGCCACGAGGAGCACGCGGGCGGCGTCCGGGTGACCTCCGTCTACCCCGGCCGGACGGCGAGCCCCATGCAGGCGAAGGTCCACCAGCAGGAGGGCAAGGAGTACGACGCCTCGAAGTGGATCGACCCGGAATCCGTCGCGACGACGATCCTGATGGCCGTCGACCTGCCGCGCGACGCGGAGGTCAACGACCTGACCGTGCGGCCGGGACGATGA
- a CDS encoding TIGR00730 family Rossman fold protein: MNICVFLSAADLDDRYTRPAREFAELLGKGGHSLVWGGSDVGLMKVVADGVQEAGGRLLGVSVDFLAATARAGADEMVIARDLAERKTLLLAKADAVVIMVGGTGTLDEATEILELKKHGKTEKPVVLLNTAGFYDGLKEQFRRMDAEGFLPCPLTDLVFFAEEPVGALAYLEESVGTQ, encoded by the coding sequence ATGAATATCTGCGTCTTCCTCTCCGCCGCCGACCTCGACGACCGCTACACCCGACCCGCCCGGGAGTTCGCCGAACTCCTCGGCAAGGGCGGCCACTCGCTGGTGTGGGGCGGTTCCGACGTCGGGCTGATGAAGGTGGTCGCCGACGGGGTGCAGGAGGCGGGTGGACGGCTGCTGGGCGTCTCCGTGGACTTCCTGGCGGCCACGGCACGGGCGGGTGCCGACGAGATGGTGATCGCCCGGGACCTCGCCGAGCGCAAGACGCTGCTCCTGGCCAAGGCCGACGCCGTCGTGATCATGGTGGGCGGCACCGGGACCCTCGACGAGGCGACCGAGATCCTGGAGCTGAAGAAGCACGGGAAGACCGAGAAGCCGGTCGTCCTGCTCAACACTGCGGGCTTCTACGACGGCCTGAAGGAGCAGTTCCGCCGCATGGACGCCGAGGGCTTCCTGCCGTGCCCGCTCACCGACCTGGTGTTCTTCGCCGAGGAGCCGGTAGGGGCGCTGGCCTACCTGGAGGAGAGCGTGGGCACCCAGTGA